The DNA window CGGGCGGCTCGCCCCCTCGGCCGGTGCCGGGAGGAACCCGCTGTAGTCCCCCGCCGAGGGAGCGCGCGACCCGGACCTGCGGGACGCCTCCACAGGGACGCATGGCACACTCGCGGCGATGGACATATCAGGGGTGAGACTCAGGGGGCTGCGGGCCGCGCTGTTCAGCGCGCTCGTCGTGCTGCTCTCCGCGGGCTCGCACGTCCTCATGTCGCAGGTGCCCCTGCCGCCCCTGCTGGTGGCCGGGGCCTTCGCCGCCGTGTTCACGCTCTCGTACGCGCTGGCCGGGCGCGAGCGGGGCTTCGGCCCGATCGCCGGGCTGCTCGTCCCGCTGGAGCTGGCCGCGGACACCGTCTTCACCGCCGGCCAGCACGTCTGCTACGGCCCGGCCGGCGGCCCGGTCTCCGGCCCGCTGCGCGCGCTGGGCCTGGAGGAGCTGTGCGGCGGACCGGCGGTGGGCGGGCCGCTCACCGAGGTGGCCGGGCACGCCGGTGATCCGGCGGCGCTGCTGGCCTCGCCCGGGCCCTGGTCGCCCTGGCTGCTGCTCGCCGCCCACGTCTCGGTGGGGCTGTTGGCCGCCGGATGGCTGCGCCACGGCGAGCGGGCGCTGGGCCGGCTGCTGCGCGCGGTGGCCGCCTTCGCGTTCCGTCCGCTGCTGCTGGCGGCGGCTCCGGCGGCGGTGGCCGCCGGTCCGGCGCGGCGGATGCCGCGGCCGGTCCTTGCGGGCGCGGGGGCCCGTACGCGCTTCCCCGCACACTCCGTGGGACGGCGGGGGCCTCCCGTGCGCGGCGCGCTCGTCAGCGCCTGACGCACGTACGGCATCCCCCATCACGTCATACCCACGGAGATCACGATGAGTTCACGCAACAGCCAGGCCAGCAAGGCAGCCGCCCGCGAGCGGCTGCGCGCCGAGCGCGCGGCGCAGGCGAAGAAGGACAAGGTGCGCCGCCAGGTGATCGTGGCCGGCGCGGTCGTGGCCGCGCTGGCCCTGGCCGGCGGCGTCGGCTACGCGGTCGTGCAGGCCAACCAGCCGGGCCACTGGGACAAGGCCGCCAAGGCCGCGCTGGTCAAGCCGAAGAACACCGAGGGCGAGGACGGCACCACGGTGGTCGTCGGCAAGCCCGAGGCCAAGAAGACCCTCGAGGTCTACGAGGACTCGCGCTGCCCGGCCTGCGCACAGTTCGAGCAGGCGGTCGGCGAGCAGATCACGAAGGACGTCGACGCCGGCAAGTACAAGCTCCAGTACTTCGGTGCCACCTTCATCGACAACGGCGTCAAGGGCGAGGGCTCGAAGAACGCGCTCAGCGCCCTGGGCGCGGCGCTCAACGTCAGCC is part of the Streptomyces subrutilus genome and encodes:
- a CDS encoding DsbA family protein, producing the protein MSSRNSQASKAAARERLRAERAAQAKKDKVRRQVIVAGAVVAALALAGGVGYAVVQANQPGHWDKAAKAALVKPKNTEGEDGTTVVVGKPEAKKTLEVYEDSRCPACAQFEQAVGEQITKDVDAGKYKLQYFGATFIDNGVKGEGSKNALSALGAALNVSPKAFLDFKAALYSKELHPEETVDSFGKDDYLLKVADTVPELKGNAEFKKAVEDGTYDRWALEMSKAFNKSGVTGTPTLKMDGKKIDTPGTPEQFTAAIDKALQG